In Nitrobacteraceae bacterium AZCC 1564, the following proteins share a genomic window:
- a CDS encoding outer membrane immunogenic protein (product_source=KO:K16079; cleavage_site_network=SignalP-noTM; cog=COG3637; ko=KO:K16079; pfam=PF13505; superfamily=56925; transmembrane_helix_parts=Inside_1_6,TMhelix_7_29,Outside_30_270): MSGSAKIVCFVGCALMASTPAFSADIAPLTKAAPMPVQSWTGAYVGGIAGYGWGESASTISPIDTVLVPFFQSQGAIPTSLHHRFKGFVGGGEVGTNWQFGRWVTGLEADFSYSGLRGDVTNYAPQVGAVPETLTSLGTQLSWFGTARARMGYLATPETLFFATGGLAYGRVKVSTGLVPEPIFPCAMNAICSIGAASETLVGWTIGGGVETRIASGWTAKIEYLYFDLGKISDTAVNRFGAPVWRGLPILGVSSDITGNIVRVGLNYQL; the protein is encoded by the coding sequence ATGTCAGGATCTGCTAAAATTGTTTGCTTCGTCGGTTGCGCGCTCATGGCGTCAACTCCCGCGTTCTCCGCGGATATCGCTCCGCTCACCAAGGCCGCACCGATGCCGGTGCAGAGCTGGACGGGCGCTTATGTCGGCGGTATCGCAGGCTATGGCTGGGGCGAGAGCGCCTCGACCATCTCGCCGATCGACACAGTACTCGTGCCGTTTTTCCAATCTCAAGGGGCGATACCGACCTCGCTTCATCACCGCTTCAAAGGATTTGTCGGCGGCGGCGAAGTAGGCACCAATTGGCAATTCGGGCGTTGGGTGACGGGCCTGGAAGCCGACTTCTCGTATTCAGGCCTGCGCGGTGATGTGACAAATTACGCCCCGCAGGTCGGCGCGGTCCCGGAAACACTGACAAGTCTGGGTACCCAGCTATCATGGTTTGGTACCGCGCGTGCGCGAATGGGCTATCTGGCTACTCCGGAGACATTGTTCTTTGCGACCGGTGGTTTGGCTTATGGCCGGGTGAAAGTGTCGACGGGTCTCGTGCCGGAGCCGATCTTCCCATGCGCAATGAATGCCATCTGCTCCATCGGGGCCGCGTCAGAGACGCTGGTTGGCTGGACGATTGGCGGCGGTGTGGAAACCAGAATTGCATCCGGATGGACAGCCAAGATTGAGTATTTGTATTTCGATCTGGGAAAAATCAGCGACACGGCAGTCAATCGGTTTGGCGCCCCTGTCTGGCGAGGATTGCCCATCTTGGGAGTCAGTTCGGACATCACAGGCAACATCGTCCGCGTTGGCTTGAACTATCAGCTCTGA
- a CDS encoding hypothetical protein (product_source=Hypo-rule applied) produces MFAVTVIAAPQHHAVALTSGAAACRMVASIAQLPSRSASVMASRQRTAMIEQKIRPDVIGREWLCPVRPLALATACETV; encoded by the coding sequence ATGTTTGCCGTCACCGTCATTGCTGCGCCACAACATCATGCGGTTGCGCTCACGTCCGGCGCAGCCGCATGCCGCATGGTGGCCTCCATCGCGCAACTGCCCTCGCGATCCGCCTCCGTCATGGCGAGTCGTCAGCGTACGGCCATGATTGAACAAAAGATTCGCCCCGATGTGATCGGCCGTGAGTGGCTGTGTCCGGTGCGGCCACTGGCGTTGGCAACGGCGTGCGAAACAGTTTAG
- a CDS encoding NO-binding membrane sensor protein with MHYT domain (product_source=COG3300; cog=COG3300; ko=KO:K21023; pfam=PF03707,PF04397; smart=SM00850; superfamily=81321; transmembrane_helix_parts=Outside_1_6,TMhelix_7_29,Inside_30_40,TMhelix_41_63,Outside_64_72,TMhelix_73_95,Inside_96_101,TMhelix_102_124,Outside_125_138,TMhelix_139_161,Inside_162_167,TMhelix_168_190,Outside_191_209,TMhelix_210_232,Inside_233_430): MFEGHDLFLVALSVAIAILGGYNGFALAARIRGRPDASHRVLLAGAAAYLAVGIWTMHFIGMLSAPLPPGTAYLVLPTIISFLICALVVGMSLFFVSIGEPTWQRLAGSAVLLGLGICSMHYVGMHGLSGPFEMQHDPLFVVLSVVIAVGTAYGGLRAFLARQGGIQLVVSAVAFGIAVSGMHYTAMAGLHLVPSSGMHHHMGGLVASQQILSIVVALLCFVVAAGFLLLQVPDPRLRPAELAMAGAGPGTAALAFDAPSLDASTHNNRPNNPPVPKASPPEAPPEAASSSPAFAGSMAGSMAAPLGGLGQPRRPAASRLPIEAVDGTHFIEVSHVRSIRADAHYTRVHDGTRERMCPWSISEAETQLDPDLFLRVHRSHIVALSHVTFVRREGDGAVLELDGAESQRVPVSRAKIAEVKSRLGLVRRSA, from the coding sequence ATGTTCGAGGGACACGATCTCTTTCTCGTCGCCTTGTCGGTGGCGATTGCGATATTGGGCGGCTACAACGGGTTTGCGCTTGCGGCGCGCATTCGTGGCCGGCCCGATGCGAGCCATCGTGTCTTGCTTGCAGGTGCGGCGGCGTATCTCGCGGTCGGCATCTGGACCATGCATTTCATCGGCATGCTATCGGCACCACTGCCGCCGGGGACGGCCTATCTGGTGCTGCCGACGATCATCTCGTTTCTGATCTGTGCGCTCGTGGTGGGCATGTCGCTGTTCTTCGTCAGCATCGGCGAGCCGACCTGGCAAAGGCTTGCGGGTTCGGCAGTGCTGCTCGGGCTCGGCATCTGCAGCATGCATTATGTCGGGATGCACGGCCTGTCCGGTCCTTTCGAGATGCAGCACGATCCGCTGTTCGTCGTGCTCTCGGTGGTGATTGCTGTCGGAACGGCCTATGGCGGCCTCCGCGCGTTCCTTGCGCGGCAAGGCGGCATTCAGCTTGTGGTCAGCGCGGTGGCGTTTGGCATCGCGGTGTCGGGTATGCACTACACCGCCATGGCTGGCCTGCATCTGGTGCCATCAAGCGGCATGCACCATCACATGGGAGGACTGGTGGCGTCGCAACAGATCCTCTCCATCGTGGTGGCGCTGTTGTGTTTCGTCGTCGCGGCCGGTTTCCTGCTGCTGCAGGTGCCGGATCCGCGTCTCAGGCCGGCGGAGCTGGCGATGGCGGGCGCAGGGCCAGGCACCGCGGCGCTGGCGTTCGACGCGCCTAGCCTTGATGCTTCGACACATAATAATAGGCCCAATAATCCGCCCGTCCCCAAGGCATCGCCTCCGGAAGCGCCGCCTGAAGCGGCGTCGAGTTCACCTGCCTTTGCGGGGTCGATGGCGGGCTCGATGGCCGCGCCGCTCGGCGGTCTCGGTCAGCCGCGCCGCCCCGCCGCGTCGCGGCTTCCCATCGAGGCTGTGGACGGGACACACTTCATAGAAGTCTCGCATGTGCGGAGTATCCGCGCCGACGCACATTATACCCGTGTCCATGACGGCACCCGCGAGCGGATGTGTCCGTGGTCCATCTCCGAGGCCGAGACGCAGCTCGATCCCGACCTGTTTCTCCGTGTGCACCGCAGCCATATCGTCGCGCTGTCGCATGTGACTTTTGTGCGCCGCGAAGGCGACGGTGCGGTCCTCGAGCTGGACGGAGCCGAGAGCCAGCGCGTGCCGGTGAGCCGCGCCAAGATCGCCGAGGTCAAATCACGGCTCGGGCTCGTTCGCCGCTCGGCATAA
- a CDS encoding carbon-monoxide dehydrogenase medium subunit (product_source=KO:K03519; cath_funfam=3.30.390.50,3.30.465.10; cog=COG1319; ko=KO:K03519; pfam=PF00941,PF03450; smart=SM01092; superfamily=55447,56176) has protein sequence MIPGPFTYHRPADLNEAVKLLATLDGEARPLAGGHSLIPMMKLRLATPEHLIDLSGISNLRGVCRDGDKIVIGAMTTQHDLLASDEIAKAVPILHEATLVIADPQVRYRGTLGGNVANGDPGNDMPAVMMALNATYQLVGPSGSREVAATDFYQGAYFTALEPGEILTAVSIPAPQASQGETHGYAYEKLKRKVGDYATAAVAVVLTMLGGKVATCRIGLTNLAETALLAEDAAKAVIGTNFDGPSLQKAAAAAQAIMAPAGDGRGPAEYRRYVGGVLVARALRRAAERAA, from the coding sequence ATGATCCCGGGCCCGTTTACCTATCACCGGCCGGCCGACCTCAATGAAGCAGTGAAGCTCTTGGCCACGCTGGACGGCGAAGCCCGTCCGTTGGCAGGCGGCCACAGCCTTATTCCCATGATGAAGTTGCGTCTGGCGACGCCGGAACACCTGATCGATCTCAGCGGCATCAGCAACCTGCGCGGTGTTTGCCGCGATGGCGATAAGATCGTGATCGGCGCGATGACCACCCAACACGACCTGCTGGCATCGGATGAGATCGCCAAGGCGGTCCCGATCCTGCACGAAGCGACGCTGGTGATCGCCGATCCGCAGGTGCGCTATCGCGGCACGCTCGGCGGCAATGTCGCCAACGGTGATCCCGGCAATGACATGCCGGCGGTGATGATGGCGCTGAACGCGACGTATCAGCTTGTCGGCCCTTCCGGATCGCGTGAGGTCGCCGCCACCGACTTCTATCAGGGCGCTTATTTCACCGCGCTCGAACCCGGCGAAATCCTCACCGCGGTCTCCATTCCCGCGCCGCAGGCAAGCCAAGGCGAAACTCATGGCTACGCTTACGAGAAGCTGAAGCGGAAGGTCGGCGATTACGCCACCGCGGCGGTCGCGGTGGTGCTCACCATGTTGGGCGGCAAGGTCGCAACCTGCCGCATCGGTCTGACCAATCTGGCGGAGACCGCGTTGTTGGCCGAAGACGCCGCCAAGGCCGTGATCGGCACCAACTTCGATGGGCCGTCGTTGCAGAAGGCGGCTGCAGCAGCACAAGCCATCATGGCGCCGGCGGGCGATGGTCGCGGGCCTGCTGAATATCGCCGCTATGTCGGCGGCGTGCTGGTGGCGCGAGCGCTGCGCCGCGCCGCCGAACGCGCAGCGTGA
- a CDS encoding carbon-monoxide dehydrogenase small subunit (product_source=KO:K03518; cath_funfam=3.30.365.10; cog=COG2080; ko=KO:K03518; pfam=PF01799; superfamily=47741,54292) yields MAKTHITMKVNGEDVEGLVEPRTLLVHFIRENLQLTGTHIGCDTTHCGACTVDMDGMSVKSCTVFAVQAQGSEIRTVEGLANPDGTLSALQEGFRMMHGLQCGFCTPGMLMRAHRLLQENANPTEEEIRFGIAGNLCRCTGYQNIVKAIRYAAARLNGVEFKEAAE; encoded by the coding sequence ATGGCAAAGACCCATATCACGATGAAGGTGAACGGCGAGGATGTCGAAGGGCTGGTCGAGCCGCGCACGCTGCTCGTGCACTTCATCCGCGAGAACCTGCAACTGACCGGCACCCATATCGGGTGCGACACGACGCACTGCGGCGCGTGCACGGTCGATATGGACGGCATGTCCGTGAAGAGCTGCACGGTGTTCGCCGTGCAGGCGCAAGGCTCGGAGATCAGGACGGTCGAAGGGCTCGCCAATCCTGACGGCACGTTGTCCGCGCTGCAGGAAGGCTTCCGCATGATGCACGGCCTGCAATGTGGCTTCTGTACGCCGGGCATGCTGATGCGCGCGCATCGTCTGCTGCAGGAAAACGCCAATCCGACCGAAGAGGAAATCCGCTTCGGCATCGCAGGTAATCTCTGCCGCTGCACCGGCTACCAGAACATCGTCAAGGCGATCCGGTATGCCGCAGCCAGGCTGAACGGCGTCGAATTCAAGGAGGCTGCAGAATGA
- a CDS encoding carbon-monoxide dehydrogenase large subunit (product_source=KO:K03520; cath_funfam=3.30.365.10; cog=COG1529; ko=KO:K03520; pfam=PF01315,PF02738; smart=SM01008; superfamily=54665,56003; tigrfam=TIGR02416), with protein sequence MNDMTPTREERAARLEGLGCKRKRVEDIRFTQGKGQYVDDVKLPGMLHGDFVRSPHAHARVKSINSEKALKVPGVLAVITAETLKTVNLAWMPTLAGDVQMVLADGKVLFQNQEVAFVVATDRYAADDGIAAVEVEYEPLPPLVDPFKAMDADAPVLREDIKDKTDGAHGPRKHYNHIFEWTVGDKDLTDAAFNKADVTIKELISYQRVHPSPLETCQCVCSFDKVKGELTIYGTFQAPHVIRTVVALIAKLPEQKIHVISPDIGGGFGNKVGAYPGYICSAVASIVTGKPVKWVEDRMENLTSTSFARDYHMTAEIAATKDGKVTGLRVHVLADHGAFDACADPSKWPAGFFNIVTGSYDFPTAHLSVDGVYTNKAPGGVAYRCSFRVTEAAYCIERAMDIMAHKLGMDPAEFRLKNFIKPEQFPYHSALGWEYDSGDYHTAMKKAMETVQYAELRKEQAARRGAFKRGDTRQIMGIGVSFFTEIVGAGPSKNCDILGIAMFDSCEIRMHPTGAGVARMGTKSQGQGHETTWAQIIASEIGIPADNIMVEEGNTDTAPYGLGTYGSRSTPVAGAAIAMCARKIKAKAQMIAAYKLEVHEDDLEWDIDGFRVKGLPEKFLGMKDICWIAYNPPPPGMEPGLEAVSYYDPPNMTYPFGAYICVMDIDVDTGVYKVRRFYALDDCGTRINPMIIEGQVHGGLTEAFAIAMGQEIHYDETGNVMGGSFMDFFLPTAVETPHWETDFTVTPSPHHPIGAKGVGESPNVGGVPAFSNAVNDAFSFLGATHIQMPHDHWRNWMAAKKLGVIDETAVAA encoded by the coding sequence ATGAACGACATGACCCCGACGCGAGAGGAACGTGCAGCGCGCCTGGAAGGCCTGGGCTGCAAACGCAAGCGTGTGGAAGACATCCGCTTCACGCAAGGCAAGGGACAATATGTCGATGATGTGAAATTGCCCGGCATGCTGCATGGCGATTTCGTGCGCTCGCCCCATGCCCATGCGCGCGTGAAATCCATCAACAGCGAAAAGGCGCTGAAGGTGCCGGGCGTTCTCGCGGTGATCACCGCGGAGACGCTGAAGACGGTGAACCTCGCCTGGATGCCGACGCTGGCCGGCGATGTGCAGATGGTGCTCGCCGACGGAAAAGTGCTGTTTCAGAATCAGGAAGTCGCCTTCGTGGTGGCGACGGATCGCTACGCCGCCGACGATGGCATCGCCGCCGTCGAAGTCGAATACGAACCGCTGCCGCCGCTGGTCGATCCGTTCAAGGCGATGGATGCGGATGCGCCGGTACTGCGCGAAGACATCAAGGACAAGACGGACGGCGCCCACGGCCCCCGCAAGCATTACAACCATATCTTCGAGTGGACCGTTGGCGACAAGGATCTCACCGACGCCGCCTTCAATAAGGCGGATGTCACCATCAAGGAGCTGATCTCGTACCAGCGTGTTCATCCGTCGCCGCTGGAGACCTGTCAGTGCGTGTGTTCCTTCGACAAGGTCAAGGGTGAGCTGACGATCTACGGCACCTTCCAGGCGCCGCATGTCATCCGCACGGTGGTGGCGCTGATCGCGAAACTTCCCGAACAGAAGATCCACGTGATCTCGCCGGATATCGGTGGCGGCTTCGGCAACAAGGTCGGTGCCTATCCGGGCTACATCTGCTCGGCGGTGGCCTCGATCGTCACCGGCAAGCCGGTGAAGTGGGTCGAGGATCGCATGGAGAACCTCACCTCGACATCGTTTGCGCGTGACTACCACATGACGGCGGAAATCGCGGCGACCAAGGACGGCAAGGTGACAGGCTTGCGTGTGCATGTGCTTGCCGATCACGGCGCGTTCGATGCCTGCGCCGACCCGTCGAAATGGCCGGCCGGGTTCTTCAACATCGTCACTGGTTCATATGACTTTCCGACCGCGCATCTTTCGGTGGATGGCGTCTACACCAACAAGGCGCCGGGTGGCGTGGCTTATCGCTGCTCGTTCCGCGTGACCGAGGCCGCGTACTGCATCGAGCGCGCCATGGACATCATGGCGCACAAGCTCGGCATGGACCCTGCGGAATTCCGCCTGAAGAACTTCATCAAGCCGGAGCAGTTTCCGTATCACTCGGCGCTCGGCTGGGAATACGATTCCGGCGACTATCACACCGCTATGAAGAAGGCGATGGAGACGGTGCAATACGCCGAGCTGCGCAAGGAGCAGGCGGCGAGGCGCGGAGCGTTCAAGCGCGGCGACACGCGCCAGATTATGGGCATCGGCGTGTCGTTCTTCACCGAGATCGTCGGCGCCGGTCCGTCGAAGAACTGCGACATTCTCGGCATTGCGATGTTCGATTCCTGCGAGATCCGCATGCATCCGACCGGTGCGGGCGTGGCGCGGATGGGCACCAAGAGCCAAGGGCAGGGGCATGAGACGACTTGGGCCCAGATCATCGCCAGCGAGATCGGCATTCCGGCCGACAACATCATGGTTGAAGAGGGCAACACCGACACTGCGCCTTATGGTCTTGGCACTTACGGCTCGCGCTCGACGCCGGTGGCAGGTGCGGCGATTGCCATGTGCGCGCGCAAGATCAAGGCCAAGGCGCAGATGATCGCGGCCTACAAGCTCGAAGTCCACGAGGATGACCTCGAATGGGATATCGACGGCTTCCGCGTGAAGGGCTTGCCAGAGAAGTTCCTCGGCATGAAGGACATCTGCTGGATCGCCTATAACCCACCGCCGCCCGGCATGGAGCCGGGTCTTGAGGCGGTAAGTTATTACGATCCGCCGAACATGACGTATCCATTCGGCGCCTACATCTGCGTCATGGACATCGACGTCGATACAGGGGTGTATAAAGTACGCCGCTTCTATGCGCTCGATGATTGCGGCACGCGCATCAACCCGATGATCATTGAGGGCCAAGTGCATGGCGGATTGACCGAAGCCTTCGCCATCGCGATGGGACAGGAGATCCACTACGACGAGACCGGCAACGTGATGGGCGGCTCGTTTATGGATTTCTTCCTGCCGACCGCGGTCGAGACGCCGCATTGGGAGACCGACTTCACCGTCACGCCGTCGCCGCATCATCCGATCGGCGCGAAGGGCGTGGGTGAAAGCCCGAATGTCGGCGGCGTGCCGGCCTTCTCCAATGCCGTCAACGATGCGTTCTCGTTCCTAGGGGCAACGCATATCCAGATGCCGCATGATCACTGGCGCAACTGGATGGCGGCGAAGAAGCTCGGGGTCATCGACGAGACGGCGGTCGCTGCGTAA
- a CDS encoding MoxR-like ATPase (product_source=COG0714; cath_funfam=3.40.50.300; cog=COG0714; pfam=PF07728; smart=SM00382; superfamily=52540) translates to MKNRDEIAERLAATGYIADSELATAVSLMQALRRPLLLEGEAGVGKTEVAKALAIIHNTELIRLQCYEGLDQSAALYEWNYQRQLLAIQAHQIQSAGKTADGIEDRIFSDKYLLERPLLAAIRRDKPPVLLIDEIDRADDEFEAFLLELLSDFQVSIPELGTIKATSIPHVLLTSNGTRELSDALRRRCLYHYIDYPDVDREARIILARVSETGATLAVQIARMVESIRKEDLRKVPGVAETLDWAAALVGLGVRDLHDDPETVHETLMCLLKTHEDKARFKPEVTAKLLGRVA, encoded by the coding sequence ATGAAGAACCGCGACGAGATCGCCGAACGTCTGGCTGCGACCGGCTACATTGCCGACAGCGAACTGGCGACGGCGGTCTCATTAATGCAGGCATTGAGGCGGCCGTTGCTACTGGAGGGAGAGGCGGGCGTCGGCAAGACCGAGGTCGCGAAGGCGCTCGCCATCATCCACAACACTGAACTGATCCGCCTGCAGTGCTACGAAGGGCTGGATCAGTCGGCGGCGCTGTATGAGTGGAACTACCAGCGGCAGTTGCTGGCCATTCAGGCGCATCAGATCCAGAGTGCAGGCAAGACTGCGGATGGAATCGAAGACCGGATTTTTTCCGACAAGTACCTGCTGGAGCGCCCATTGCTCGCAGCCATCCGGCGCGACAAGCCGCCGGTGTTGCTGATCGACGAGATCGACCGCGCTGATGATGAGTTCGAAGCCTTCCTGCTCGAACTGCTGTCCGACTTTCAGGTTTCCATTCCCGAACTCGGCACCATCAAAGCAACATCCATTCCGCATGTGCTGCTGACATCGAACGGCACGCGCGAACTCTCCGACGCGTTGCGCCGCCGCTGTCTTTATCACTACATCGATTATCCCGATGTCGATCGCGAGGCGCGCATCATTCTGGCACGCGTTTCGGAGACCGGCGCCACGCTCGCGGTTCAGATCGCGCGCATGGTGGAGAGCATCCGCAAGGAGGATTTGCGTAAGGTCCCCGGCGTGGCTGAGACGCTGGATTGGGCCGCGGCTCTCGTCGGACTTGGCGTCCGCGATCTGCATGACGATCCCGAGACTGTGCACGAGACACTGATGTGCCTGCTCAAGACCCATGAAGACAAAGCGCGCTTCAAGCCGGAGGTGACTGCGAAACTCTTGGGGAGGGTCGCATGA
- a CDS encoding uncharacterized protein with von Willebrand factor type A (vWA) domain (product_source=COG3552; cath_funfam=3.40.50.410; cog=COG3552; ko=KO:K07161; pfam=PF05762; superfamily=53300): protein MTHSAKEFGAPELRLSVDGRVAMRLAGFLATLRENAFAIGPREGEDAMMLMASGYAEKPTLLRSAFKHLFSARRSDWEKFDGIFDAFWLGKRVKSRSKLMGSSSKSADTPSLKSIQDHNDRRADGAQATDQVPSPDEAGDERSGEGRMEGASRAENIADVDFRKLSDPAQIAEAHAAAARLAKAMRTRLTRRDIVRRRGERLDMRRTIHANIHHGGVPIDLAMRRRKEKPLRLVVLLDASGSMSMYTSVFIRFIHGVLDEFREAEAFLFHTQLAHVSDAMKERDPARALDRLSMMAQGAGGGTRIGLCLQTFNRWHAQRVIHSRTCVMIVSDGYETGDAQLLGREMAALARRCRRIVWLNPMMGWQGYEPVAAGIQAALPHVDLYAPANTLNSLLALEPYLAKL from the coding sequence ATGACACATAGCGCAAAGGAGTTTGGCGCACCCGAGCTTCGCTTAAGTGTGGATGGCCGCGTTGCGATGCGGCTCGCGGGCTTCCTCGCGACGCTGCGCGAGAACGCCTTTGCCATCGGTCCGCGCGAAGGCGAAGACGCAATGATGCTGATGGCCTCAGGCTACGCGGAAAAACCGACGTTGCTTCGCTCCGCATTCAAGCATCTGTTCTCGGCGCGGCGATCGGATTGGGAGAAGTTCGACGGCATCTTCGATGCGTTTTGGCTCGGCAAGCGGGTGAAGTCACGCTCGAAGCTCATGGGATCTTCGTCCAAATCGGCCGACACACCTTCTCTCAAGAGCATTCAGGATCACAACGACCGACGTGCCGATGGAGCGCAGGCGACGGATCAGGTGCCGTCGCCGGATGAAGCGGGAGACGAGCGCAGCGGCGAGGGGCGCATGGAAGGCGCCTCACGTGCGGAGAACATCGCCGATGTCGATTTCCGCAAACTGAGCGATCCCGCGCAGATTGCGGAAGCGCACGCTGCCGCCGCGCGGCTCGCGAAGGCCATGCGCACGCGTCTCACGCGCCGGGACATCGTGCGCCGGCGCGGTGAACGCCTCGACATGCGGCGGACGATCCACGCCAACATCCATCATGGCGGCGTGCCGATTGACCTCGCCATGCGGCGGCGAAAGGAGAAGCCGCTGCGCCTCGTGGTGCTGCTCGATGCGTCGGGCTCCATGAGCATGTACACCAGTGTGTTCATTCGCTTCATCCATGGCGTGCTGGATGAATTCCGTGAGGCCGAGGCGTTTCTGTTTCACACCCAGCTCGCGCATGTGTCGGATGCGATGAAGGAGCGCGACCCGGCGCGTGCGCTCGACCGGCTGTCGATGATGGCGCAGGGCGCAGGCGGCGGCACGCGCATCGGGCTGTGCCTGCAGACGTTCAATCGCTGGCATGCGCAGCGCGTGATTCATTCGCGGACCTGCGTGATGATCGTGTCTGACGGCTACGAGACCGGCGACGCGCAACTGCTTGGCCGCGAGATGGCAGCGCTGGCGCGGCGCTGCCGCCGGATCGTCTGGCTCAACCCGATGATGGGATGGCAGGGATATGAGCCGGTGGCGGCGGGCATCCAGGCTGCATTGCCTCATGTCGATCTCTACGCGCCGGCCAACACGCTGAACAGCCTGCTCGCGCTCGAGCCTTATCTGGCGAAACTCTAG
- a CDS encoding xanthine dehydrogenase accessory factor (product_source=KO:K07402; cath_funfam=3.50.50.60; cog=COG1975; ko=KO:K07402; pfam=PF02625,PF13478; superfamily=51905) has protein sequence MTAHAEVIDLVAQLKAAEQPFALATVVRTVSVTAAKAGAKAIIRPNGAITAGWIGGGCARAAVLKAAREALIDGEPRMISIQPESLLAELGVKPGDNREGVRFAKNMCPSQGTMDIFVEPVLPHPSLVILGASPVALSLAAQARTLGFHVTLAAPAADLTGQPDADVTVDGFAPGYLNEAKRFVVVSTQGKGDEAALRSAVAIDAIYYAFVGSRRKMTALREKLSREGAPADVFNKIKAPAGLDLGAITPEEIAMSILAEITIERRRGQRASAQS, from the coding sequence ATGACAGCTCATGCCGAGGTGATCGATCTTGTCGCCCAATTGAAAGCGGCGGAGCAACCTTTCGCGCTTGCGACAGTGGTGCGCACCGTTTCCGTGACAGCGGCGAAAGCCGGCGCGAAGGCGATCATCCGTCCCAATGGCGCGATCACCGCTGGGTGGATCGGCGGTGGTTGCGCGCGCGCTGCTGTGCTCAAGGCGGCGCGCGAAGCGCTGATCGACGGCGAGCCGCGCATGATTTCGATTCAACCGGAGAGCCTGCTGGCTGAACTCGGTGTGAAGCCCGGCGACAATCGCGAGGGTGTGCGCTTCGCCAAGAATATGTGTCCGAGCCAGGGGACCATGGACATTTTCGTGGAGCCGGTCTTGCCGCATCCCTCGCTGGTTATTCTCGGTGCCAGTCCCGTTGCGCTGTCGCTGGCCGCGCAGGCGCGAACGTTGGGATTTCATGTGACGCTCGCAGCGCCCGCTGCGGATCTCACTGGACAGCCGGATGCGGACGTTACGGTCGATGGGTTCGCGCCCGGCTATCTCAATGAGGCGAAACGCTTTGTCGTGGTTTCGACGCAAGGGAAGGGCGATGAAGCCGCATTGCGTTCGGCGGTGGCAATCGATGCGATCTACTATGCGTTCGTCGGCAGCCGGCGGAAGATGACGGCGCTGCGCGAGAAGTTGTCCCGCGAGGGGGCCCCCGCCGATGTGTTCAACAAGATCAAGGCACCGGCGGGGCTCGATCTCGGCGCCATCACGCCGGAAGAAATCGCCATGTCCATCCTCGCCGAAATCACTATCGAGCGGCGGCGGGGCCAGCGCGCATCCGCACAGTCATAA